The stretch of DNA ACAACAATTAgtgtcagttttttttttagaccaTAAAATTggtattaaatataaaaacaggTTCACCTCGATTGTAAACCAAGGTTTATTTACCACTTCTAATTAGTTTTCATAACTTTTGAACAATATATACACAATCCATTTCATAAAGGTTTTCTACGATAACGTTAACAGATGAGATTATTCATTCACTCACACAAATTACAATTCCAAAGCAATGCCATTTGCATATTCAGCTCAATTCAAGATAACATATTGTCATGAAATCAactatcccaaaagcttaaggtGATACTGATAGGTAAAAGCACATGAATGATTTTAAATCTAACACATTAATGCACAGGAAAACCTAACCTTGGGCtgaaagttaaaatttatatagaagaCAAGATGCAACAAGAATCAAACTCTTTAGATTCCATGATCACGGAGGCTTCAATATCATGTCATGAACCAAAGCCTAAGCCATTAAGTGAAAGCTCATGAATGGTTTATATCTAACATGTGACAATTGTTAATAGTACTATCTTAAGCATCCACTTATTCAGGAATTATTCAAGGTTTCTGGCATTAACATGTATAGTAATTAAAGAGTAAAAACTTTAGAGGTCCAGTTTGCTAGCGCTAAATGCTAATGGATATTATACTAGAATCGAAGAATAATGAGACCAAGTTGAGTGAAAAACAGAGGTCCTCAAATTGCAATCAATTAAAGAGGTCAACCATAGAGATTTTCACTTCTCATTACTCTCTAGATGTCACAAAAGCCATCTTATATCATACCAAGCATGTCTATATGTTTCTATGTTCCATAGTTCTTAACATACTACactatactccctccggtcactattatatgcaaaaaaccactttttagattcattgggaaattgatgtatttggtctgtAATATAGACCACATACATTAGTTTtccaatgaacctaaaaaatggttttttgcttataatagtgaccggagggagtagttctTATTCACACTAGAAGCTCTGGATATCAAGCTAATCATTCCCTATCTTACCACCAGTTATGATTTTTTACTTTCTATATATTCAGCAACTAAAAGTTTACCATTATCCCTTCAGAATCTAATTCAAACTATTTGTCAAAACAACTCAGTTCCCTAATGTCATGTAGgaatcatgattttttttgcttttacaTGCACAGTTCATAATAAACATGCACGATGGTCACTACTATCAGTAGAAAGCACCGTGTCCATACCTTCCTTTTCCTCACATCACAAGTCACAACATTAGAATCTATCTATTCTCTTTTTCCTAACCACACAAGTCTGAAATTCATACTTCTCTTTCCCACCATTTTTTCTTCACACCCATACAATATTTGCACAATTTACACATGATCTATACCAGTTATTATTAAAACATGAGTAACGGGAATGCACTTTCAGTGTAAACTAGTTTTACACTAACATCAAATGAAAATATAGTATTTTGTAGTTATTTCTAAATACGGTTGAAGTGGACTCTTTCCCCCTAGGTTACCATATTATAGGTAGGAAGTTTCCACCGCCGTTTGTCAGGAACCTATGGCACACACAAACTCCCCACCCAACAGAATTTTTTCCATACGCAAGAGTCAGGGATCAAACACCTGACCACTTGCAAAGTGGACTTTTATATGTGGCAATATGATAAATTTCCATTCGATGTCAGTGTAAAACAGTACATCAtcattaaaatcttaaaaacatTAGTCAAGAAAAATTAACATGTAATGTAACAACCCAACCTAGGATTCTTAATGAAAACTTAATCACCTAACTTCCACAGACATATAGAACAAAAAGttcaacataaataaaaaacataaaaactctCTATCCTTAATATCTCACACTCTTGTCCAATCAAGTTCACAACTTTTGACAGAGTAAAAATTACACAAGCAAAAACCAAATAAAGCCATACACACATGTACATATAGAGAGAGAATTCTCACTGTCAAGATAACTAGCAAGTGAAGTAGAAAGGTAGATATCTTCAGAACCAGCCCAAGACATTATGCTTTTTCAGTTTCACAAAAATCtactgaattttttttccccACTAACTACACCAATGGCATTGCCAGCACCAATTcaactctaatttcttcaagattGAATACCCAATTCCACAAAAAACCTAATTTTTCCAGAAATTAACAGAATGAAGAGAGCTGAGGTTTCAGATCGAAATCGCAGGAGTTGAGAAAAAGGGATGTCTTGTGGAGACGAATGGAATTGGGTGGTttgaaaaaagatttttttttttttttgaagcccTTTGAGATTGAATTGCAGCAAATGAGCGAAAAGTTAGGGATTTTGAATGGGAATTATTTCTAGGGTTTGGAAGTTGAGATTTGAGATAGAGATGCAGCTACTTCTATTGCTTCTGCCACTGGTTTTGTTAGTTTAGTTGGGGGTACTCCAAATTAGTTGGACTTTTATGTTCGGTTTGAtcgaggaaagaaaattaccgAAATCGATTGATCAAAGTTAATCAAAGTTTATTCATTGgtttctatatattttattctgccttaattataaacaaaagttcactttttaaatagagtttaattgttgtgcaccgtcggtgcaatttttttttacacatacatccaatgacgcgttgccacatcatttaatgaatgtgacacatcatgtgtttttaattaccatacatgatgtgtcggtacattattgaatgcatgtgcaaaataactttagactgacggtgcatataaattaaattcttttaaatatattgaataactgatggtCTAGATACATAAATTATTCAATGTTAATTAAGTTGgaggagtaattttttatttattttttagcttcGCATAATGaataatgtatttgatctaaaaaatgaatcaaTCAACTGGATACATCAATCATTTCATGTATGTAGCAAGCAAAAATATTCTTATATAAGGAACTAGAAAGCGTATGAATTTTTGGTTTAAATTTAATTACTTTTCGAAGAAACTCTAAATTATTAGTGTGACTCCAACGAATTCACAATAGTTGCcactaatttaaaaaaattaaaagtgtttctgagagtttaattcaattgaaagaaacatcatattttatatgtagaagGTGGAGTTCGAACGTTAGACACTCAACTTATTTATCTTAAACGTAAAATTATATCCACTAAAGtgattgacaaaaaaaattaaaggtaatttcttttattatatacatatataataattattaccAACAATGaaacaatatatatgtaaaGAAATGAAATAATACATTATCAATAATTCTGAAAATTTCTATGAAAAAATTGTTGTAGCTAGGGTGTCCCCAATGCGGGTTGGTTCGTTTTttagcataaaagtcatccaaaccgaGAGacaaaaatgcatgcggttcggtttggttcggttgattttaaACAAGTTATCCAAACCAAATCAATGGTGTTCGGGTTGTGCGGTTTATCgcgatataaaaaaatataacaatattaccaacttgttacaaaataaacatagaaaattttaatttatttattgtttacgTGATATAATATGCATATACAAAAATTACATATTCCAACAGTATAGTTCTGGATCGtgtgaaatgatatgttttgacaGCCTACTgttttatggactcaatttgggttgaACTTGCAAAGTTGGACTACGTAATAGGTTGATTGCTACTAgttgatagagttaagttaaCTATTGCAGTTTGGCTTTCTGAAATGAAAAccacaaaccaaaccaaaccaaactgcacgatttagaagaaaaatgatatgTGCAGTTTAAACTAAATGCAATTTTTCGCGATTTTTGGTTTGaattggttcgatttgcggttttacttttggattggttcggatatgAACACTCCTAACTAGTTGTAGTACACTTTTAAGTCTCAGATCGCTTGGAAATGGAAACAAGGGTAAATTATATACAATATTCACACTTCTTAATTCATTGAGGCACTTTTTATAAATGACAAAACCGTGAAGGCTCTACATGTTTAAAGCAGACAATACTTGGAACATGGTGTGACATACTTGAGAGTGAAAACATAACATTGACGCTTGAGGATGGAATTGAACGGGAATGgatctctcaatttttctctctcaattttcctcaattttcacATCACAACTatcaatcaatttttctttatttcttttaaatataaatattatcctacatttataatttaatagtCTAAAAGAccacattatttcctcaattttatttttcacttgagagaatcctttCTCGAATTGAATATAAGGAAACACATGCAACCCGAACGAACAATACTCAAAATATTATGTGGCTTAGTTGGAGGGGTacagataaaaataaaaaatctgatAAAGCATGTTTTGTGAATACAAGAGTTTGTCTTTGTCCAACTTTACAAAAGATCACAGCGATTAAATTAACAAATAGTATCaattattagattagattattGCTTCAATTATTTCTCTCTAATTCAAATGACACATGACACTACTATGCAAAGATTTGCTTGATCAAAAGTAGGTCACACTTGAAAGTTGGTCATTGAAACATCTTTTTCTAAAAATCATTGGTTCTAAAAACCTAACAAAGGCAATTATAATTCAGGAAAATtctaaggctctgtttggtaacacaaataagctagcttatagcttattatatgagcttataagcttgtttcaaaaaattagaggtgtttggtaacaagctttttgtactaacttatagctttttttcaaatgcgatttcaagtagcatttgagcttatagcttatagctttttacactttattccatttttaccctttaatttaataactacccactctaaaaaataaactactcactatcaattatgtaattttatatttaataaccactttaaaagctaattttaccaaacactttaatttcaataagctagcttttcagctatcagctagcttatcagctatcagctaacttatagcttatttttaccaaacaaaccctaatatggaccacttcatcaagtggttcatggtggaccagtcacgaataacattataacgaatacgaattttataaaatccaccgttggattgaaagtttagatcatatatatcatccatagaaaaatttagaaaaattgaaaatcatttgatatgttattaagacacatcaagattaatggtttattaaataacgtaaattttgatgggtctcactaacatatcaaatgattttcaaaaaaatgtaaaaaatttatggatggtctatacgatataaacttttaatccaatagtgaattttataaaattcatattcggtagctcacttgtccacggtgaaCCATTTGTGAATGTGGTCCACCGTAACATTAGCCTTATAATTCATTCCCCAAAAAGCAACAAAGTGAAgtaggaaaaaatatatatcaatattTCCAACAAGTTTACAAGGAGAGTAACTAGGTAACAACAAAGTGGAGTAAAAAAAAGATGAGAAATTTGTGTGTAATGAAAATCTAGCCATGCCATGCCATGCTAGTATACAAATCAGAAATCCATTTTGTGATTTTCCATAACATGAGTTGTTCCACATTTGTAGACACAAACACATGAAAAAATTAACGGGTAGCACCGTTAACAAAATAAAGATATCACATATAAACTTCATTTAGAAAAATTTGTGCCCCACTTCATACTCTCCCCATAATCTTGTACATACATTATATGTCTTTCACTTCTTTCTTCAATCTGAGATGTAAAATAATAAGAAGAAGATTAGGGACATGTTATATACACTAATTTGATTGAatatatgtttttaaaaaaatgtatccGCATATTGTTGAGAGTAATCATTCGAGTAAACTAATATCTATTTACGGGTTGACATATTCCGAAATATGTTTactatacatatacatataggTTAGAGAATAAATCTTAGACCAAATGGTTATGAAACTCTAACTCAGACATCTACATATGTTTTACCGTGTTGATATTCGTTTTGATTATGCTACTATGgtcaaaaatgttttttttaacactaCATATGACTTCCgcttttttaataagtttttgtcCTTTCTTAGAATCGGACCAACACACTATCTTGATGTATTTTATAAGGTGTCGAGTATACTGTGTCTGATTTGTGTGTCAAAATATCATTATTCGACCGAGGTTCATTAGTATAATTATTAATCGATCATACACAATTACACATCATTCATACAATGCCATTAATCACGGTCCATTTCATTTATCTATTTACTTATGTAAAAATTTCGATTACGGAAGACAAACACAAAATAGTTtatgtttttcttaaaaatcacaaaaaaatataaattattaatgtcAAAATTTATTGAGAACAAGCACTTTATGCTTTAATTCACAATCTTAAATAGCTTACCTTAACATGAACTAATAAAAGGTACTAAAAGTAGAGGCAATATTATATCTCTAGAACAATATCtgcaagaagaagaaaaaatattttattagtcCATGAACAATGatgtttataattaaggattTTAAAGTTATGAATATGAATGTGAAAATGAATTTACATTCAGAATCAGTCTTGACCCATTTACTTCCTTCATCAATTCTCTCCTCTGCTTCATCCTCATTCCTGTTTCTAATATTCTTCTTGTCCTCTATGCACTTCTTTACTACTAATGACCGAGAAGAATTTTGTGTGTATAGTTTCTTGTGAAGCATTGTCCTTAAAAGCTGTAGATTTCAACATAGTCAGTAAAAAATACTAAGTAAGATGTCAAGCTTGCAAAAGGTTTTAAATCACTTCACATTTGCGCTGTGATCAGGGCCGGCCCAAACCCAAAGCAACTGAAACTCCGGTTTTAGGCCCAAATCTTTGGGCTCTTATAAAGGCCtccaaaattaatattatatatagttaCAAGAGATGAACAAGTAGTATGGCGAATAGCCCAGCAACAATAGACCCCTTAATTTGTATTGATCCTTGATATTGCAAAAATTTACTTATGATGTAGCCACAATTGCAATCGCGAGATATAAAAAAACCTAGAAATTCGCGGCTAAAATTGTTTTTGCTTACTACTTTACCGTACATGCAAATGATTGCTGCATTCAGTCATCTCGTGCATTCACACAGTGAGTGAACACATTGATAGTTGTTGGGTTGAGATCAGACGATCTAGATTTCAAGctcattattttatatttttaaagaaatcaaATTAATATGCTTTGAAATATGGATTGTCTGATCCCGACCCAACAATCATCAATATGCTGACTACGTGAATGTGTAGGATTGATGAATGCAGGCAAATTAATAAGAAGGTTATCACAAAACAAATAGGTACCTTTTCCATTCTTGATTCTTGAAGAGTATCTCTAAGACTAGGTGTTGGAGCAAATCCACTTCTACAAACAAACATCTTCTtgagaagaaaagaaatagatTTCTTTCCAATTGATTTCTTGCTTTTTTCGGCACAAATATCTTTGCATTTATCAAGTATAACACTAAGTGTCTTCTCAatatcttcatctttgtcaCCACCTGATTCACTGCAAAGTGCATTGCTGATTCTCCTATCAACCTCCAAACTTGATGGACAGTTAAGAAATCTATCAAGAGGAAGCTCAGAAATCTCTTTTTCGACATTTGGTTTTTTTCGTAGAAGTTTAGTTAATTCCTTTTGTAGTTTCCCAATTTCTTCAGGAGTGAAGTCTAGTATTTCCTCTGCTGTTGAAGATGGATCCTCTTGTTGGTTATTTTGGTTATCTATGTTTTGTGTGATTTCATTGTTGTTTCCAAATGTTCCAATTGCTAGCAAACTATGAGGCCAATCACTGAATTCTTCTCTAGGCTCTTGTTTTGCATGATCTGTTCAAAATCCAAAGAAAACATTCTAAGATTCCtactaaataaattattctcCCATTTTAATGATATAAATAATTGTTAAACATTCAAAGATACCTTTAATATTAACTAGTATAAGTAAGTTTATGTTTTATTCAGaccatgtttggataaacaatttcAATGGATGCTTattatataagtgcttatgtagtTTTGTACAAACTTTTCctattaaaagataaaataaagtcaagttCATGTAAGCTATAATCCATCCTAGATGATTTATGATAATAAGCTAAAAACATTTTATGGACATGTCGTACGTTATTTCTGTAAGCTCTCTTAAATAGTCTCACGAGTGTTATGTTGgtagataaattcaaataagacAATCTAAATTCTCGCTTAGTCTTTCTGTTTTAATTTGAAACCATATATGCGGAAAAAATCAGAAGAGAGGAATAACGTAAAATATAAcaaagattttgaagaaaaaaagaagacattctttagaaaagaagaaaaaacagaCATGTAAACACATGTTTACTCCTTGtctttaattgttttaatttcatGTTATGTTTCCTTCATTTTGAAGTATATGTTTTTCTATGTATGAGCCAATGAGTAATCTTACATCTTACTGGgaaaaacaacattaaaattATCTAAAAGTAATGAAGACTTACATGTAGTAGATGTAGatgtgtttgattttttattctcttgttTCCCACCAAGTTTATTTTGCATCCAGCTAAAGAACTACAAGTAACATAAAACATATCAATCATATGATCATATCATATCAAAAGTTTCATAACACAAACTAGATTAACATaatctctctctcacacacacacacaaagaaAGCAAAGTGGAAAGATTAAGTAAATTACCTTCATTGTGGAAGGACTAATGCTAGGAATATGAATATGGAAGATGGATGAATGTGTCTAATAATTTGAAAGAACTAGCTAGGtagcaataaatatataaagtgAAAGGGGACAGTGATATTTGGATGATAGTGATAGTGAGGTAGAGAGCCAGATGTCAAATATGTAAGAATTTGTGAACtagtgtttgtttttttatctaCTATATACTAGCATACTAGTACTACTACTAGTAAGTAAATGAAATTTGAGGGTAGATTTTATAAGCCGAGAAAAGAGGGTAGAGCTTTGGGATTAGACAACTTGGttggatgatttttttttaaaaactacttttgcaatttttatgttattCACTTTCGCTACAAGAAAACAAGGTATTACTGGCGGCCAAAAGCCCTCAataatgcacaaatttcgtcAAAATTGCATGCATTATTGGTGGCCAAGGGCCCTCTGAATATTGACCCTCTTCAAATTTGACATTTGGATGGTAAGGTTGTTTCGGATAGTTGAATCCGGATCATTGAACAGTGAACCTCAATGAGAAGCGAGTGGTACATACACACACTCTGACAATCAAGTTAGGCGCCGAATATAAGACATATTAGgattgatgttttctctcccaacccccctcaattcttttctacccctgaatttccgtttttgtccttgggggtactgcggtttatacgaaccgaaataatatgacatgctgataaatttcggtaaccacttaccgaaatctgtgacatttcggttcgcaggtaccgaaacaattatttcggtaaactgctaccgaaaatggcctaatttcagcgaccaacgtaccgaaatctatgacatttcggttcgcaggtaccgaacaaGCTTACATTCATTTTCTGTGTACCGAAAACACTAATgttcggttcgcagttaccaaaatggtctaatatttggcttcggtgaatataaaccgaagttttttggcaaaaatgtttcaaaccgcaaggggcaaaattggatttttggggggtataaaagaaatgaggggggtcgggagagaaaacatcattagGATTAGGTGTGACATATCTGACCTAAACCATAAGtcaaacttttatatataaggaattagggtttcattttaaatagcaaaaataattgttgttaCTTGTTCtgataaaattaaatgtaaattacACATAATTTGTTTTCTATCTTATTTTCTCCATAAACAATGACTAATGAAATTTAGTCTAAATCTTAAAATTTAACGTCGTTTAACTATAtagtatttttaaatttttttaaatactcGTTCATCCAACAACCTATTCACCACTGAGTTGAATCTATTCGAacatgacataaaaaaatacaagtttAATACGTAATCCACCTCAATTAACTTTGAGCTAAAATCAGCTCAATTTGACCTGTGAACACCCTTACTTGTTAGTATGACACCTAAATAAAACGAATGTGAATTGTCTGTTGTAGCAGGATCACACAGTTTCCCATAGTTTTCAATCACAACCATTAAATTTAGGTCCATCGATCAAGATTAAATGtacaattaaataatttttttcgttGGTTCAAATCGGACGATCCACGACTGTGGCAAATCTATTTcctatataaataaatagaaataaagGTTGTAACGTGTGGTTGGTTACTGTGAGGAAATTAGCCATGTGTCAAGTAATGAAAGGGTAATGAGGTACTTTTCTACTAGTAATTAGTGAAGTTCCGTGAGATCAGATCTTTAAAGCCAATTAGAGTTTAGCTTTGGGAATATAAAACTAGGTTGAAAGTTTGATGAATTTCATGGCCTAATTGATCATTTGTGTAGCTTGATTTTTTAATCTTTGTATCAAGTCCCCACACGGTCTAGTGGCCCATCTTACCCTTCTTCCCAATATGTA from Trifolium pratense cultivar HEN17-A07 linkage group LG5, ARS_RC_1.1, whole genome shotgun sequence encodes:
- the LOC123884802 gene encoding protein NEGATIVE GRAVITROPIC RESPONSE OF ROOTS, whose translation is MKFFSWMQNKLGGKQENKKSNTSTSTTYHAKQEPREEFSDWPHSLLAIGTFGNNNEITQNIDNQNNQQEDPSSTAEEILDFTPEEIGKLQKELTKLLRKKPNVEKEISELPLDRFLNCPSSLEVDRRISNALCSESGGDKDEDIEKTLSVILDKCKDICAEKSKKSIGKKSISFLLKKMFVCRSGFAPTPSLRDTLQESRMEKLLRTMLHKKLYTQNSSRSLVVKKCIEDKKNIRNRNEDEAEERIDEGSKWVKTDSEYIVLEI